One genomic window of Micropterus dolomieu isolate WLL.071019.BEF.003 ecotype Adirondacks linkage group LG06, ASM2129224v1, whole genome shotgun sequence includes the following:
- the LOC123972725 gene encoding ras-related protein Rap-2b-like: MREYKVVVLGSGGVGKSALTVQFVTGSFIEKYDPTIEDFYRKEIEVDSSPSVLEILDTAGTEQFASMRDLYIKNGQGFILVYSLVNQQSFQDIKPMRDQIIRVKRYERVPMILVGNKVDLEGEREVSSGEGKALAQEWNCPFMETSAKNKGSVDELFAEIVRQMNYSTVPSGGDQCCSCVLL; the protein is encoded by the coding sequence ATGAGGGAGTACAAAGTGGTTGTTTTGGGGTCTGGCGGAGTCGGCAAATCCGCGCTGACGGTCCAGTTCGTGACGGGCTCCTTCATCGAGAAGTACGACCCCACGATAGAGGATTTCTACAGGAAGGAGATCGAGGTGGACTCGTCCCCGTCGGTGCTGGAGATCCTGGATACGGCGGGGACCGAGCAGTTCGCCTCCATGCGAGACCTGTACATCAAGAACGGGCAGGGCTTTATTTTGGTTTACAGCCTGGTGAACCAGCAGAGCTTCCAGGACATCAAACCGATGAGAGACCAGATCATCCGGGTGAAGAGGTACGAGAGGGTGCCCATGATCCTAGTGGGAAACAAGGTGGAcctggagggagaaagagaggtgtCTTCCGGGGAAGGCAAGGCGCTGGCCCAGGAGTGGAACTGCCCGTTTATGGAAACTTCAGCCAAAAATAAAGGATCAGTCGACGAACTGTTTGCAGAAATAGTCAGACAGATGAACTATTCAACTGTCCCCAGCGGTGGCGACCAGTGTTGTTCATGTGTCCTgttgtaa